Proteins co-encoded in one Brassica oleracea var. oleracea cultivar TO1000 chromosome C4, BOL, whole genome shotgun sequence genomic window:
- the LOC106337769 gene encoding UDP-glycosyltransferase 73C3-like → MASQNSQQVHPPLHFVLFPFMAQGHMIPMVDIARLLAQRGVTITIVTTPHNAERFKNVFDRAIESGLPINVVHVKLPYAEAGLPEGKENLDLLDSIEFRVPFFKAANMLEEPVLKLLEDMKPRPSCLVSSFCLPYTSKIAKAFNIPKIVFHGLSCFCLLCMHVLRNNLEILENLKSDKEYFYVPSFPDRVQFTKPQFPVSTNEKGGWTDILDAMIEADNTSYGVITNTFQELEPAYVKEYKDARDGKVWSIGPVSLCNKIEDKAERGNKAVIGQEECIKWLDSKEKGSVIYVCLGSICNLPLSQLKELGLGLEKSKRPFIWVIRGWEKYNKIAEWLLESGFEERVKERGLLIKGWAPQVLILSHPSVGGFLTHCGWNSTLEGITSGVPLLTWPLFGDQFCNQKLIVQVLKVGVGAGIEEVMKWGEEEKIGVLVDNEGVKKAVEELMGDGDDAEERRRRAKELGELAHRAVEDEGGSSHSNITLLLQDISQLAQSKN, encoded by the coding sequence ATGGCTTCCCAAAACTCTCAACAAGTTCATCCTCCTCTTCACTTTGTTCTCTTCCCTTTCATGGCTCAGGGCCACATGATTCCCATGGTTGATATTGCAAGGCTTCTGGCTCAGCGCGGTGTGACCATAACAATTGTCACAACTCCTCACAACGCAGAGAGGTTCAAGAATGTATTCGACCGTGCCATCGAGTCTGGTTTGCCCATCAACGTAGTGCATGTGAAGCTTCCATATGCAGAAGCTGGGCTGCCAGAAGGAAAAGAGAATCTCGACTTGCTCGACTCGATAGAGTTCAGAGTACCTTTCTTTAAAGCAGCTAACATGCTAGAAGAGCCGGTCCTGAAGCTACTAGAAGATATGAAACCTAGACCAAGCTGTCTAGTTTCTTCTTTTTGTTTGCCGTACACAAGTAAAATCGCCAAGGCGTTCAATATACCAAAGATCGTTTTCCATGGATTGTCTTGCTTTTGTCTTTTGTGTATGCATGTTTTACGCAACAATCTTGAGATCTTGGAGAATTTAAAGTCTGACAAAGAGTATTTCTATGTTCCTAGTTTTCCTGACAGAGTTCAATTCACAAAGCCTCAATTCCCTGTGAGCACCAATGAAAAGGGAGGTTGGACGGACATCTTGGACGCAATGATAGAAGCAGATAACACATCTTACGGTGTAATCACCAATACATTTCAGGAGTTGGAACCTGCTTATGTCAAAGAGTACAAAGACGCTAGAGATGGAAAAGTATGGTCAATTGGACCTGTTTCCTTGTGCAACAAGATAGAAGACAAAGCTGAGAGGGGAAACAAGGCGGTTATTGGCCAAGAAGAGTGTATCAAGTGGCTTGATTCTAAAGAAAAAGGGTCGGTGATATATGTTTGCCTTGGAAGTATCTGCAATCTTCCTCTCTCTCAGCTCAAGGAGCTAGGGCTAGGTCTAGAGAAATCTAAAAGACCTTTCATTTGGGTCATTAGAGGTTGGGAAAAGTATAATAAGATCGCTGAGTGGTTATTAGAGAGCGGTTTTGAAGAAAGGGTCAAAGAGAGAGGGCTTCTCATAAAAGGATGGGCACCTCAAGTGCTTATCCTTTCACATCCTTCTGTTGGAGGATTCTTGACACATTGTGGATGGAACTCAACTCTAGAAGGAATCACCTCGGGTGTTCCATTGCTCACATGGCCATTGTTTGGAGATCAGTTTTGTAACCAGAAGCTGATCGTGCAAGTTCTTAAAGTCGGTGTAGGAGCTGGCATTGAAGAGGTAATGAAATGGGGTGAAGAGGAGAAGATAGGAGTATTGGTGGATAATGAGGGAGTGAAGAAGGCAGTGGAAGAGTTGATGGGTGATGGTGATGATGCTGAGGAGAGAAGAAGAAGAGCCAAAGAGCTTGGAGAATTAGCTCACAGAGCTGTGGAGGATGAAGGAGGCTCTTCTCATTCTAACATCACACTCCTCTTACAAGACATATCGCAGTTGGCACAATCCAAGAATTAA